In Bacillus pumilus, the sequence CTCATTCCATTCAAGAATTTGTCTTTGCAGTTCCTTATGTAGCTTCTCTGCTTCTTTTCGATAGGCTTCTGTCTCATGCAGTTCTTCTTCCGCTTGTTTCTTACTGTCTTCTAATGAAGCAATCATTTGGTCTACTTCATTATGCTCTGCATGCATGTCCGCTTTTGCCCGGTCAATCAGATGGTCAGGCAAACCAAGACGTTTGGAAATTTCAAACGCATTACTTCGTCCCGGCACACCGATGAGCAAACGGTACGTTGGTGATAGGGTTTCAATATCAAACTCGACGCTCGCATTTGTGACACCTTCTCGGTTATACCCATATGCCTTCAGCTCAGGATAATGAGTCGTTGCGATGACGCGTGCATTTGTTTGATGAACTTCATCTAAGATGCTCATCGCAAGTGCTGCACCTTCAGCAGGGTCTGTGCCTGCCCCTAATTCATCAAATAACACAAGTGAATCCGAGGTTAGATGCTTTAAGATATCCACAATATTGACCATATGTGATGAGAACGTACTCAAGCTTTGTTCAATGGACTGTTCGTCTCCAATATCAGCAAAGACTTGGTCGAATACAGCCACTTCTGATCCTTCTTCAACTGGAATATGAAGGCCCGCCTGTGTCATGAGTGTCAGCAGCCCAAGTGTTTTTAAGGTGACTGTCTTACCACCTGTATTTGGTCCAGTGATCACGATCGTTGAAAAATCCTTACCAAGCTCAATGTCATTTGCCACGACCTGATCCCGAGGCAACAGGGGATGTCTTGCTCGTTTTAAATAAATTTCTCCTTGATCGTTTACAGAAGGCTTTGTTGCTTTTTCTGCCTTTGCATATTTGGCTTTTGCAAAGATAAAGTCTAACGTCTGAAGTTCCTTTACATTATGAAGCAGTTCATGAATATGCTCTGACACGCTCTCTGTCAGCATTTGCAGGATCTTTTCGACTTCTTGCTTTTCTTTTAAACGAGTTTGCTGCAAGGTGTTATTTAGATCCACGACCACTTGAGGCTCAATAAAAAGTGTTGCCCCGGAAGAAGACTGATCGTGAACAATCCCACCGTAGTTCGAGCGGTACTCTTGTTTCACCGGAATAACAAAACGATCATTACGAATGGTCACAATCGTGTCTGAAAGCATTTTTGAAGCAGATTGTGAACGAATCATCGATTCTAATTTATCACGTACTTTTGATTCTAGTGAGCGTAATTGGATGCGTAACGAACGAAGTGCAGGGGTTGCATGATCAAGTACTTCTCCATTATCACCAATACAGCTCTCGATTTCTTTTCTGACTTCAGGAAGTAAAATAAGCGTTTCTGAATATGTATGAAGGCGTGGTATGTCTACACCATCTTCATACATGGACGTGAGAAAGTGCTTCATATTCTTCACAGCATACAATAGTCCTGCAATTTCCATCAGCTCAGAAGGGTTTAATGTACTGCCGATTTCTGCCCGTTTGACCGCGCGTCTAATATCCGTTAACCCGCCAAACGGCGCAGACCCCTTTAAACGGATCACATCTTGTGCTTCTGCTACCTCTTCCAGCAAATGCTGAATGGTGTCTATATCCGTGAGCGGCGTTAAATCCTGCGCTCTTTCTTTTCCTAAAGTGGATGCGGTATAGGACATGACTTTATCTTTTACTTTATGAAATTCTAATGATGCTAACACTTTTTGTTGCAGCATTGTACAGCCTCCTAACGACTACCTGTCACGCGTTAAAAACTTTTTCATCTCGTTAAGAGAAAAAGTATTCACGACATTTGCTTTTGGTGTCCAGCCTTTTCTTGCAGCTGTTACACCGACTTCCATATGATCCAGCATGGCGATGTTGTGCGCATCTGTGTTGATCATGATGTTCACTCCCGCTTCGTTTGCTTTCATTAAATGCTCTGTTTTCAAATCAAGTCTTGACGGGTTGCTGTTGAGCTCTAGTGCAGTGCCCGTTTTCTTCGCAAGCTCTATGAGCTGATCAACATTTAAGGCATAGCCGTCTCGTCTCTCGATCAAACGTCCTGTTGGATGTGCAATTAAATCCACATGCTGATTTTGCAGGGCATTTACAAGTCGCTTCATAATGACTTCCTCCGGCTGAGAAAAGCTAGAATGGATAGAGGCAATCACAAAATCCATGTCTGCTAAAAAGTCATCATCATAATCTAACGATCCATCCGGCAAAATATCCATCTCGACTCCTTTGAAAATGTGAAAATGCTCGAATTCCTGGTTGAGCTTGTCAATTTCTTTTGCTTGCAGACGCAGCCGTTCTTTTGTTAAACCGTTTGCGACTTTTAAGTATTGCGAGTGATCCGTTATGGCCATGTATTCGTAGCCTTTAGCGATACATGCCTCTGCCATTTCACGAATAGAGAATGCTCCGTCACTCCATGTCGAGTGCATATGAAGGTCGCCTTTGATATCTTTCAATTCTACAAATTGCATACTTTCTTTATACGTATCAATCTCTGCTCCGGTTTCACGAATTTCTGGCGGAATGAGCGGAAGTTGAAAATGGGCGTAAAAAGCGCTTTCGTCTTCGAATGTTTTCACTTCACCTGTTTCAATCGTTTCAACACCATATTCGCTAATACGCTCTCCGCGTTCCTTCGCAAGCTGCCGCATTCTAATATTATGATCTTTTGAGCCAGTGAAATGATGCAGCGTTGTAGCAAATTGCTCTGTTGTCACAAGACGGAAGTCCACACTGATCTCAAAATCAAGCGTAAGAATCACAGATACCTTCGTATCACCACTTGCAATGATGTCTTTTACATCATCAAGTGCAACGAGCTGCTCTCTGACCTGTTCTGGGTGATCTGTTGCAATGATATAATCTAAATCTTTGACCGTTTCACGTGCACGTCTTAAACTGCCAGCTCTTGAAAAACGGATGATCCCCTCCATATGTTCCAGCGCATGGTCAATTCGCTCTGCGACATCTAATGCAAAGCCAATTGGCAGTCGTTCAGGCTGCTTTCCCGCTTCCTCAAGGGCTGTAAGAATTTTTTCCTCTGTTTTTTTGCCGAAGCCAGCGAGCGCTTGAACTTTCTCAGCTTCACACGCTTCTTTTAAAGACTGTGCATCGCTTACACCAAGTTCTTGGTAAAGCTTAGCAATTTTCTTCCCGCCTAATCCTGGCAATTTTAAGAGCGGGACAAGTCCTTCAGGCACTTCCTTTTTTAATTGTTCGAGTGTTTCTGATTGTCCTTTTTCGATATACTCTGTGATGACAGCAAAGGTCCCTTTCCCAATGCCGGGTAATGCTAATAGATCATCTATTTGAGAAAGGCTGCGGTCATCTTGTTCAAGTGCCACTGCTGCTTTACGAAAGGCAGATATTTT encodes:
- the polX gene encoding DNA polymerase/3'-5' exonuclease PolX, encoding MNKKDIIKLLETIAVYMELKGDNPFKISAFRKAAVALEQDDRSLSQIDDLLALPGIGKGTFAVITEYIEKGQSETLEQLKKEVPEGLVPLLKLPGLGGKKIAKLYQELGVSDAQSLKEACEAEKVQALAGFGKKTEEKILTALEEAGKQPERLPIGFALDVAERIDHALEHMEGIIRFSRAGSLRRARETVKDLDYIIATDHPEQVREQLVALDDVKDIIASGDTKVSVILTLDFEISVDFRLVTTEQFATTLHHFTGSKDHNIRMRQLAKERGERISEYGVETIETGEVKTFEDESAFYAHFQLPLIPPEIRETGAEIDTYKESMQFVELKDIKGDLHMHSTWSDGAFSIREMAEACIAKGYEYMAITDHSQYLKVANGLTKERLRLQAKEIDKLNQEFEHFHIFKGVEMDILPDGSLDYDDDFLADMDFVIASIHSSFSQPEEVIMKRLVNALQNQHVDLIAHPTGRLIERRDGYALNVDQLIELAKKTGTALELNSNPSRLDLKTEHLMKANEAGVNIMINTDAHNIAMLDHMEVGVTAARKGWTPKANVVNTFSLNEMKKFLTRDR
- a CDS encoding endonuclease MutS2 — its product is MQQKVLASLEFHKVKDKVMSYTASTLGKERAQDLTPLTDIDTIQHLLEEVAEAQDVIRLKGSAPFGGLTDIRRAVKRAEIGSTLNPSELMEIAGLLYAVKNMKHFLTSMYEDGVDIPRLHTYSETLILLPEVRKEIESCIGDNGEVLDHATPALRSLRIQLRSLESKVRDKLESMIRSQSASKMLSDTIVTIRNDRFVIPVKQEYRSNYGGIVHDQSSSGATLFIEPQVVVDLNNTLQQTRLKEKQEVEKILQMLTESVSEHIHELLHNVKELQTLDFIFAKAKYAKAEKATKPSVNDQGEIYLKRARHPLLPRDQVVANDIELGKDFSTIVITGPNTGGKTVTLKTLGLLTLMTQAGLHIPVEEGSEVAVFDQVFADIGDEQSIEQSLSTFSSHMVNIVDILKHLTSDSLVLFDELGAGTDPAEGAALAMSILDEVHQTNARVIATTHYPELKAYGYNREGVTNASVEFDIETLSPTYRLLIGVPGRSNAFEISKRLGLPDHLIDRAKADMHAEHNEVDQMIASLEDSKKQAEEELHETEAYRKEAEKLHKELQRQILEWNEQRDKLLEEAERKAKEKIEQAAKEAEDIIQELRSIKSEHRSFKEHELIDARKRLEEAVPEFDRKKKPEPAKKAERQLKPGDEVKVLTFGQKGTLLEQTGDKEWSVQMGILKMKVKEKDMEFIKSAPEFKQEKAITAVKGKDYHVSLELDLRGERYENALSRVEKYLDDAVLAGYPRVSIIHGKGTGALRKGVQELLKQHRSVKNARFGEQGEGGSGVTIVELK